One stretch of Candidatus Palauibacter polyketidifaciens DNA includes these proteins:
- a CDS encoding cupin domain-containing protein, which yields MSEAKPRHFRWEALPWERVTEQLGRRMVTGDRAMIAQVLLEEGAVVPTHSHENEQFTYILEGALHFWLGDDGSEEVVVRAGEILHIPSHVPHKAIALEKTLDLDIFCPPRTDWLDGTDSYFHDSDD from the coding sequence ATGAGCGAAGCGAAGCCCCGGCACTTCCGCTGGGAGGCGTTGCCCTGGGAACGTGTGACCGAGCAGTTGGGCCGGCGCATGGTGACGGGAGACCGGGCGATGATCGCGCAGGTGCTGCTCGAAGAGGGCGCGGTCGTCCCCACGCACTCGCACGAGAATGAACAGTTCACATATATCCTCGAAGGCGCGCTGCACTTCTGGCTGGGCGACGACGGGAGCGAGGAGGTCGTCGTGCGCGCGGGCGAGATCCTTCACATTCCCTCTCACGTCCCGCATAAGGCCATCGCGCTCGAGAAGACGCTGGATCTCGATATCTTCTGTCCTCCCCGCACGGATTGGCTCGACGGGACGGACTCCTACTTCCACGACTCGGACGACTGA